A region from the Triticum aestivum cultivar Chinese Spring chromosome 3D, IWGSC CS RefSeq v2.1, whole genome shotgun sequence genome encodes:
- the LOC123079282 gene encoding probable xyloglucan glycosyltransferase 1: MAPWWGQEARGGVSGGVTGTPVVVKMQTPDWAISEVPPPGSPAAGGKDGRGKNARQITWVLLLKAHRAAGKLTGAATAALSVAAAARRRVAAGRTDSDADNAPPGLGGSPALRTRLYGFIRASLLLSVLLLAADVAAHAQGWHLAALPDLEAVEGLFAAGYAAWMRARAAYLGPALQFLTNACVVLFMIQSADRLILCLGCFWIKLRGIRPVPNAAAAAGNGNGKGSDDVEAGAQEEGDFPMVLVQIPMCNEKEVYQQSIGAVCNLDWPRSNFLVQVLDDSDDAATSALIREEVEKWQREGVRVLYRHRVIRDGYKAGNLKSAMNCSYVKDYEFVVIFDADFQPQEDFLKLTVPHFKGKEDVGLVQARWSFVNKDENLLTRLQNINLCFHFEVEQQVNGAFLNFFGFNGTAGVWRIKALEDSGGWMERTTVEDMDIAVRAHLKGWKFLYLNDVECQCELPESYEAYRKQQHRWHSGPMQLFRLCFVDIIKSKIGFWKKFNLIFLFFLLRKLILPFYSFTLFCVILPMTMFAPEAELPAWVVCYIPATMSLLNILPAPKSFPFIVPYLLFENTMSVTKFNAMISGLFQLGSAYEWVVTKKSGRSSEGDLVALVENEKQSKQLRVGSAPNLDSLAAKEELYPKAEPKPKKKKHNRLYRKELALSFLLLTAAARSLLSVQGIHFYFLLFQGVSFLVVGLDLIGEQVE; encoded by the exons ATGGCGCCGTGGTGGGGGCAGGAGGCGCGGGGAGGGGTGTCCGGCGGCGTGACGGGGACGCCCGTGGTGGTCAAGATGCAGACCCCGGACTGGGCCATCTCCGAGGTGCCGCCGCCGGGGTCGCCCGCCGCGGGGGGCAAGGACGGCCGCGGCAAGAACGCGCGCCAGATCACCTGGGTGCTGCTCCTCAAGGCGCACCGCGCCGCGGGGAAGCTCACGGGGGCCGCCACCGCCGCGCTCTCCGTGGCGGCGGCCGCGCGCAGGCGGGTGGCGGCGGGCCGGACAGACTCCGACGCCGACAACGCGCCGCcggggctggggggcagccccgcGCTGCGCACCAGGCTCTACGGCTTCAtccgcgcctccctcctcctctccgtgctcctcctcgccgccgacgtCGCCGCGCACGCCCAGGGCTGGCACCTCGCCGCGCTCCCCGACCTGGAGGCCGTCGAGGGCCTCTTCGCCGCCGGCTACGCGGCCTGGATGCGCGCCCGCGCCGCCTACCTTGGCCCGGCCCTGCAGTTCCTCACCAACGCCTGCGTCGTGCTCTTCATGATCCAGAGCGCCGACCGCCTCATCCTCTGCCTCGGCTGCTTCTGGATCAAGCTCAGGGGGATCAGGCCCgtgcccaacgccgccgccgccgccggcaacggcaacggcaagggctcGGACGACGTCGAGGCCGGCGCCCAGGAGGAGGGGGACTTCCCCATGGTGCTCGTCCAGATTCCAATGTGCAACGAGAAGGAG GTGTATCAGCAATCCATTGGAGCTGTCTGCAACCTGGACTGGCCGAGATCGAATTTCTTGGTGCAGGTGCTCGATGATTCTGACGATGCTGCGACTTCAGCTCTTATCAGAGAGGAGGTTGAGAAATGGCAACGGGAGGGTGTCCGGGTATTGTACCGGCACCGGGTGATCCGTGACGGCTACAAGGCTGGAAATCTCAAGTCTGCCATGAACTGCAGCTACGTGAAAGACTATGAGTTTGTTGTTATCTTTGATGCTGATTTCCAGCCACAAGAAGACTTCCTGAAGCTAACTGTGCCCCATTTCAAG GGCAAAGAGGATGTTGGACTAGTTCAGGCAAGGTGGTCTTTTGTAAACAAGGATGAGAACTTGTTAACTAGGCTGCAAAACATAAATCTGTGCTTCCACTTCGAGGTGGAACAGCAGGTTAATGGGGCATTCCTCAACTTTTTTGGGTTCAACGGAACCGCGGGAGTGTGGAGAATTAAGGCACTCGAGGACTCTGGAGGATGGATGGAGAGAACGACAGTTGAAGACATGGATATTGCTGTCCGTGCACATCTAAAGGGATGGAAGTTTCTATATCTTAACGATGTTGAG TGCCAGTGTGAATTGCCGGAGTCATATGAAGCATACAGAAAACAGCAACATCGATGGCATTCTGGTCCTATGCAGCTGTTTAGACTCTGCTTTGTGGACATTATCAAATCAAAG ATTGGCTTCTGGAAGAAATTCAacctgatattccttttctttctcCTCCGAAAACTGATTCTGCCCTTCTATTCGTTCACTCTCTTCTGCGTCATACTTCCAATGACAATGTTTGCTCCTGAAGCAGAGCTACCCGCTTGGGTGGTGTGCTACATTCCAGCAACCATGTCCTTGCTCAACATCCTCCCAGCCCCAAAGTCCTTCCCATTCATCGTTCCCTACCTCCTGTTTGAGAACACCATGTCGGTGACCAAGTTCAACGCCATGATCTCCGGCCTGTTCCAGCTCGGGAGCGCCTATGAGTGGGTCGTCACCAAGAAATCGGGCCGTTCTTCGGAGGGCGATCTCGTCGCCCTCGTCGAGAACGAGAAGCAATCCAAGCAGCTGAGAGTAGGGTCCGCGCCCAACCTCGACTCCCTCGCAGCAAAGGAGGAATTGTACCCGAAAGCGGAACCCAAACCCAAAAAGAAGAAACATAATAGGTTATACAGGAAAGAGCTAGCATTGTCCTTCCTCCTCTTGACAGCAGCAGCTCGCAGCTTGCTCTCGGTTCAGGGCATACATTTCTACTTCCTTCTGTTCCAGGGGGTCTCGTTCTTGGTCGTCGGGCTCGACCTCATCGGCGAGCAGGTCGAGTGA